In the Ctenopharyngodon idella isolate HZGC_01 chromosome 4, HZGC01, whole genome shotgun sequence genome, one interval contains:
- the nudt5 gene encoding ADP-sugar pyrophosphatase — protein sequence MSSPKKATTEPHVIKEELIASGKWVKLEKTTYVDPSGSTRTWETAKRTTRVADSAADGVGIIALLKRTLHKDCVVMVKQFRPPLGCNVLEFPAGLIDDNENAETAALRELKEETGYKGEVVGITPVTCLDPGLSNCTTQIVMVHINGDDIENINPTQQLGDGEFVEVILLPLDEFQQKIDDLLQKEKIIVDSKVYIYAMGMSQAFFKPRELPVLKQ from the exons ATGAGCTCTCCAAAGAAAGCCACTACTGAACCTCATGTAATAAAAGAGGAG CTGATAGCAAGTGGAAAGTGGGTGAAGCTTGAGAAGACCACATATGTGGATCCCTCTGGAAGCACCAG AACATGGGAAACCGCAAAGAGAACAACCCGAGTAGCCGACAGTGCAGCTGATG GTGTGGGAATCATAGCCCTTCTGAAGCGGACCCTACATAAAGACTGTGTTGTCATGGTGAAGCAGTTTCGACCACCCTTGGGATGCAACGTACTGGAGTTTCCTGCAG GCCTGATAGATGACAATGAGAATGCTGAAACGGCTGCTTTGAGAGAACTAAAGGAGGAAACGGGTTACAAAGGGGAGGTAGTGGGCATCACACCAG TCACATGTTTAGACCCAGGCTTGTCTAACTGCACCACACAGATCGTGATGGTACATATTAACGGAGATGATATTGAAAATATAAACCCCACTCAGCAGCTGG GTGATGGAG AATTTGTGGAGGTTATTCTTCTACCTCTGGATGAATTTCAGCAAAAAATCGATG atttactgcaaaaagagaaaatcattgTAGACTCCAAGGTGTACATCTATGCCATGGGGATGTCCCAGGCTTTCTTTAAACCTAGAGAGTTGCCTGTGCTGAAGCAGTGA